A window from Mangifera indica cultivar Alphonso chromosome 2, CATAS_Mindica_2.1, whole genome shotgun sequence encodes these proteins:
- the LOC123209028 gene encoding protein TPR3-like translates to MKLLCIQSVLTMKKIFRLFSCGTSEEGESHLVEWNESEGAIKKTYSGFSERSLRVVQFDTTRNRFLAAGDEFQIKFWDMNKTNMLTSVDADGGLLASPRLRFSKDLCLQLQ, encoded by the exons ATGAAGCTCCTGTGTATTCAGTCTGTCCTCACCATGAAGAAAATATTCAG GCTATTCTCATGTGGAACAAGTGAAGAAGGCGAATCTCATTTAGTTGAGTGGAATGAGAGTGAAGGAGCTATCAAAAAGACATATTCTGGTTTCAGTGAGCGTTCTCTAAGAGTTGTCCAGTTTGATACAACACGGAATCGATTCTTGGCTGCTGGTGacgaatttcaaattaaattctggGATATGAACAAAACAAATATGCTGACATCTGTTGATGCAGATGGCGGATTGCTG GCTAGTCCTAGACTGAGATTCAGTAAGGATCTCTGCTTGCAGTTACAATGA
- the LOC123209027 gene encoding uncharacterized protein LOC123209027 isoform X2, whose translation MELVLLLQAPLLWDQFLKLVLFCLLVLMVLLFPHLLVLLLVGCQTVVLPYLALLWSPGLVQSSIADFLLLIKINAFRSIMGTNVGDISLWEVGSVARLAHKSFKVWDKSAASMPLQVFTILTSYVYDRTPIIKRGGEKREILHH comes from the exons ATGGAGCTCGTCCTCCTCCTACAAGCACCCCTCTTGTGGGACCAATTCCTAAAGTTGGTGCTTTTCTGCCTCTTGGTGCTCATGGT ACTGTTGTTTCCCCATCTCTTGGTGCTGTTGCTGGTTGGATGTCAAACAGTAGTCCTTCCTTACCTTGCCTTGCTGTGGTCTCCTGGTCTTGTTCAGTCTTCTATTGCTG attttttgttattgattaaaattaatgctTTTCGGTCTATAATGGGGACAAATGTTGGTGACATTAGCCTTTGGGAGGTGGGATCCGTGGCAAGGCTGGCACACAAGTCTTTCAAGGTTTGGGACAAATCAGCTGCTTCAATGCCATTGCAGGTATTCACCATCTTAACTTCCTATGTGTATGATAGAACTCCAATTATCAAGAGAGGAGGGGAAAAAAGGGAAATTCTACACCACTAG
- the LOC123209027 gene encoding uncharacterized protein LOC123209027 isoform X3: MELVLLLQAPLLWDQFLKLVLFCLLVLMPFQTVVSPSLGAVAGWMSNSSPSLPCLAVVSWSCSVFYCCLWEVGSVARLAHKSFKVWDKSAASMPLQVFTILTSYVYDRTPIIKRGGEKREILHH; the protein is encoded by the exons ATGGAGCTCGTCCTCCTCCTACAAGCACCCCTCTTGTGGGACCAATTCCTAAAGTTGGTGCTTTTCTGCCTCTTGGTGCTCATG CCATTTCAGACTGTTGTTTCCCCATCTCTTGGTGCTGTTGCTGGTTGGATGTCAAACAGTAGTCCTTCCTTACCTTGCCTTGCTGTGGTCTCCTGGTCTTGTTCAGTCTTCTATTGCTG CCTTTGGGAGGTGGGATCCGTGGCAAGGCTGGCACACAAGTCTTTCAAGGTTTGGGACAAATCAGCTGCTTCAATGCCATTGCAGGTATTCACCATCTTAACTTCCTATGTGTATGATAGAACTCCAATTATCAAGAGAGGAGGGGAAAAAAGGGAAATTCTACACCACTAG
- the LOC123209027 gene encoding uncharacterized protein LOC123209027 isoform X1, with amino-acid sequence MELVLLLQAPLLWDQFLKLVLFCLLVLMVHFRLLFPHLLVLLLVGCQTVVLPYLALLWSPGLVQSSIADFLLLIKINAFRSIMGTNVGDISLWEVGSVARLAHKSFKVWDKSAASMPLQMALLNDAPISVNRNVWGPDGLMLGPKFM; translated from the exons ATGGAGCTCGTCCTCCTCCTACAAGCACCCCTCTTGTGGGACCAATTCCTAAAGTTGGTGCTTTTCTGCCTCTTGGTGCTCATGGT CCATTTCAGACTGTTGTTTCCCCATCTCTTGGTGCTGTTGCTGGTTGGATGTCAAACAGTAGTCCTTCCTTACCTTGCCTTGCTGTGGTCTCCTGGTCTTGTTCAGTCTTCTATTGCTG attttttgttattgattaaaattaatgctTTTCGGTCTATAATGGGGACAAATGTTGGTGACATTAGCCTTTGGGAGGTGGGATCCGTGGCAAGGCTGGCACACAAGTCTTTCAAGGTTTGGGACAAATCAGCTGCTTCAATGCCATTGCAG ATGGCTTTGTTGAATGATGCTCCGATATCAGTGAATAGGAATGTTTGGGGGCCAGATGGACTTATGCTTG GGCCCAAGTTTATGTAA